The sequence CCGGAAATTTCTGATGAAGTTTACAAAATCGATGATGCAATGAGAGCTGGTTTCGGTTGGGAAAACGGACCATTCGAAATTTGGGACGCTGTTGGAGTTCAAAAGGAATTGAATTGGCTACAGAAGCTGGCTACGAAGTTTCAGACTGGGTTAAGAATGTAGAATTTCTATAAAGTAAATGAAGATGGACAAAGTATTTTCGTTGATAAAAATTCAGGTGAATACAACAAAATTCCGGGACAAGATGCTTTCATCATTTTAGATAATATCAGAAAAAATAAAACACTTTGGAGTAATTCAGGAGCTTCTATTGAAGATTTAGGCGACGGAATTATCAACTTTGAAATTCGTTCTAAAATGAATTCTCTTGGAGGCGAAGTTTTAGATGGATTAAACAGAGCGATTGATTTAGCCGAAAAAGAATATGACGGTTTAGTTATTGGAAATCAAGGTGCAAATTTCTCTGTTGGAGCAAATTTAGCGATGATTCTAATGATGGCTATTGAGCAAGATTGGGATGATTTGAATATGGCAATCGCTTATTTCCAGAAATCGATGATGAGAGTTCGTTATTCTTCAATTCCTGTAGTAGTTGCTCCTCACGGAATGACTCTTGTGGTGGATGTGAATGACCATGCATGCAGACAGAGTGGTTGCAGCAGCAGAAACTTACATCGGACTAGTTGAAACCGGAGTTGGTGTAATTCCCGGCGGTGGCGGAACGAAAGAATTTGCTTTAAGAACTTCAAGAGAGTTCCACAGTGATGATGTGAAAAATAACAGACTTCGTGAGGCTTTCATGAATATAGCAATGGGTAAAGTTGCCACTTCTGCTTATGAAGCTTATGATATGGGAATTCTTGAAAAAGGAAAAGACATTGTAGTTGTAGACAAAAAACGTCAGATTGCCGAAGCTAAAAAAGTTGCAAAACTAATGGCTGAACAAGGCTACACTCAACCCATCGAGCAAACCGTAAAAGTTCTTGGAAAAGATGCTCTAGGTATGTTCTACGTAGGAACCGATCAGATGTTAACCGGAAAATATATTTCTGAACACGATAAAAAGATTGCAGATAAATTAGCTAACGTTTTGGTAGGTGGAAATCTTTCAGAACCAACAGTTGTGACCGAACAATACTTATTGAACCTTGAAAGAGAAACTTTCCTTCAGCTTTGTGGTGAAAGAAAACTTTGGAGAGAATTCAGTTTATGTTACAGAAAGGAAAACCGTTGAGAAATTAATAACTATAAATATTTTAACACGAAGTTTGTCATTCCACAGGAATCTAAGCTTAGATGCTTTTAGCATGGCAAAATGTATGTTTAAATTAAAATAAATAAAAAAATGTCAAGACAAGCATATATAATCAAGGGATTTCGTACAGCAGTCGGAAAAGCTCCAAAAGGCTCACTCCGCTTCACGCGTCCCGACGTAATGGCAGCAATAGTAATCGAAAAACTGATGGCAGCTGTTCCGCAATTAGACAAAGACAGAGTTGACGATTTAATCGTTGGAAATGCAATGCCGGAAGCTGAACAAGGCTTAAATGTGGCACGTTTAATTTCTTTGATGGGATTAAATACCGACAAAGTTCCGGGAGTCACTGTGAATAGATATTGCGCATCAGGAAGTGAGGCGATTGCTATTGCTTCGGCAAAAATTCAGGCAGGAATGGCTGATTGTATTATCGCAGGTGGTACAGAATCAATGTCTTATATTCCGATGGGTGGTTACAAACCCGTTCCGGAAACTGAAATCGCAAAAACCAATCCTGATTATTATTGGGGAATGGGTTATACTGCGGAAGAAGTAGCAAAACAATTTAATATTTCCCGTGAAGAACAAGATCAGTTTGCGTTCGAATCTCACCAAAAAGCTTTAAAAGCAAATCAGGAAGGTAAATTTGCGAATCAAATCATACCAATTCCTGTTGAGTATAATTTCTTGGATGAAAATCAGAAAATGCAGACTAAAAAGTTTGATTTTTCTGTAGACGAAGGCCCAAGATTAGACACATCTTTGGAAGGTTTAGCTAAATTAAAGCCCGTTTTTGCAAACGGAGGAAGTGTGACAGCAGGAAATTCTTCTCAAATGAGTGACGGTGCAGCTTTCGTTATCGTGATGTCTGAAGAAATGGTAAAAGAATTAGGATTGGAGCCAGAAGCAAGATTAGTTGCGTACGCTGCGGCCGGACTTGAGCCAAGAATCATGGGAATGGGACCAATTTATGCCATTCCAAAAGCACTAAAGCAAGCTGGTTTAGAATTAAAAGATATTGAATTGATTGAATTAAATGAAGCATTTGCTTCTCAATCGGTTGCAATTAAAAAAGAATTAGGTTTAAATCCTGATATTTTAAATGTCAATGGTGGTGCCATCGCTCTTGGTCACCCGCTTGGTTGTACAGGAACGAAATTAACCGTTCAACTCCTTGACGAAATGAGAAAACGTGGAAATAAATACGGAATGGTTTCTATGTGTGTGGGAACTGGGCAGGGTGCTGCTTCAATCTTTGAATTATTATAACTAAAAAAACTACAAAATATAATGACTACAATTAATAAAACACTGAAAGGAGGTGAGTTTTTAATTAAAGAAATTGCTGCAAACGAAATCTTCACTTTAGAAGAACTTTCAGAAGAACAAAAAATGCTTCGTGATTCTGCGAAAGAATTTATCGACAGAGAAGTAATTCCGCATCATGATCGTTTTGAGAAAAAAGATTATGCATTGACTGAAGAAACAATGCGCAAATTAGGCGAAATGGGACTTCTTGGAATCACCGTTCCTGAAGAATATGGAGGTCTTGGGATGGGATTCGTAAGTACGATGTTGGCTTGCGATTACGTTTCAGGAGGAAATGGCTCATTAGCAACAGCTTACGGAGCACATACCGGAATTGGAACATTACCCACTCTTCTTTACGGAAGTGAAGAATTGAAAAAGAAATATCTTCCGGATCTAGCTACAGGAACAAAATTCGGTGCTTATTGCTTGACTGAGCCGGATGCTGGTTCAGACGCAAATTCAGGGAAAACAAGAGCAAAATTGTCAGAGGATGGAAAGCATTATATCATCAACGGACAAAAAATGTGGATTTCAAACGCAGGTTTTGCAGATACTTTCACATTATTCGCAAAAATTGATGATGATAAAAACATTACAGGTTTTGTGATCAACCGTTCAGAATTGGAAGATCCAAACAGCCTAACTTTTGGTGAAGAAGAGCACAAATTAGGTATCCGTTCGTCTTCTACCCGTCAGGTATTCTTCAATGACATGAAAATTCCTGTTGAAAATATGCTGGGTGAAAGAAACAATGGTTTTAAAATCGCTTTGAATGCATTGAATGTTGGTAGAATCAAATTAGCTGCTGCCAA comes from Chryseobacterium sp. 3008163 and encodes:
- a CDS encoding thiolase family protein, whose amino-acid sequence is MSRQAYIIKGFRTAVGKAPKGSLRFTRPDVMAAIVIEKLMAAVPQLDKDRVDDLIVGNAMPEAEQGLNVARLISLMGLNTDKVPGVTVNRYCASGSEAIAIASAKIQAGMADCIIAGGTESMSYIPMGGYKPVPETEIAKTNPDYYWGMGYTAEEVAKQFNISREEQDQFAFESHQKALKANQEGKFANQIIPIPVEYNFLDENQKMQTKKFDFSVDEGPRLDTSLEGLAKLKPVFANGGSVTAGNSSQMSDGAAFVIVMSEEMVKELGLEPEARLVAYAAAGLEPRIMGMGPIYAIPKALKQAGLELKDIELIELNEAFASQSVAIKKELGLNPDILNVNGGAIALGHPLGCTGTKLTVQLLDEMRKRGNKYGMVSMCVGTGQGAASIFELL